A single window of Synechocystis sp. PCC 7509 DNA harbors:
- a CDS encoding tetratricopeptide repeat protein — MKAIKSKIAIPATNPLWLLLLILLPVASIWLGLRFIDRIRLDSPYRYNLVRPPSGSVTLELGKEISFYQQRIRQNPTGGLDRASLATAYLKMARASGDISWYLLAEQAAQESLAKLPFSNEGAILASAKVAVARHDFTKAIDLAQKVSSDNALGILVTANLAIGEVDKASQAAETLVKQVPTINSVTLQALVEVAQGKNKEARQSFQSAIAIEEQGETGSSVWARILLGRLYYQQGELEQSRTLYQEALRIIPQYPPALLNLAQLEIRLGNYKAAEQLYGQFFQLVNKSPTVYDHVVFRGMARVRDLQGDLVGAKKWRDRAEADLRQDVADFGHRRELAQLLLESNRPEVVAEALTLIQAEIRARRDPETLSTLALVCSRSGRWTEAQQVMTQARRWGIREAGIFHQAGTIEQALGNSSQANKFFRLAQEIDPQFNKQAQKALGLGVGLGVN, encoded by the coding sequence ATGAAAGCTATTAAGAGTAAAATTGCAATTCCAGCTACAAACCCTTTATGGTTGTTACTGTTAATTTTGTTACCCGTTGCAAGTATCTGGCTAGGGTTACGTTTTATAGATCGAATTAGGCTTGATAGTCCTTATCGGTATAATTTGGTTCGTCCGCCATCAGGCAGCGTTACTTTAGAACTAGGCAAAGAAATAAGTTTCTACCAACAACGCATCCGTCAAAACCCTACTGGTGGCTTAGACCGCGCCTCATTAGCTACAGCTTATCTCAAAATGGCTCGTGCTTCAGGAGATATTAGTTGGTACTTGTTAGCAGAGCAAGCGGCTCAAGAATCTCTTGCTAAATTGCCTTTTAGCAATGAAGGGGCGATTTTAGCTAGTGCCAAAGTTGCAGTAGCCAGACACGATTTTACAAAAGCAATTGACTTAGCTCAAAAAGTGTCTAGTGACAACGCTTTGGGTATCTTGGTAACGGCAAATCTAGCTATAGGTGAGGTGGATAAAGCCAGCCAAGCGGCGGAAACTTTAGTTAAACAGGTTCCTACGATTAACTCTGTGACCTTACAAGCTTTGGTAGAAGTAGCTCAGGGTAAAAACAAAGAAGCAAGGCAAAGTTTTCAGAGCGCGATCGCCATCGAAGAACAAGGAGAGACAGGTAGCTCGGTTTGGGCGCGAATTCTGCTGGGTCGGCTTTACTATCAGCAAGGGGAACTAGAACAATCCCGCACCCTGTACCAAGAAGCACTAAGAATAATCCCTCAATATCCCCCAGCACTTTTAAATCTAGCCCAGTTAGAGATTCGACTTGGCAATTATAAAGCCGCCGAGCAGCTTTATGGGCAGTTTTTTCAGTTGGTCAATAAGTCTCCTACAGTCTACGATCATGTCGTATTTAGGGGAATGGCTCGCGTTCGGGATTTACAAGGGGACTTGGTGGGGGCAAAAAAGTGGCGAGATCGAGCCGAAGCAGATTTGCGGCAAGATGTAGCTGATTTTGGACATCGGCGGGAATTAGCACAGTTGTTGTTAGAAAGCAATCGCCCAGAAGTTGTAGCAGAGGCTCTGACTTTGATACAGGCAGAAATCCGCGCTCGCCGAGATCCCGAAACTCTCAGCACTTTAGCTCTAGTTTGTAGTCGTTCCGGGCGCTGGACGGAGGCGCAACAAGTTATGACCCAGGCGCGGCGTTGGGGCATCCGCGAGGCGGGCATATTTCACCAGGCAGGCACAATTGAGCAGGCATTAGGCAACTCGTCCCAGGCTAATAAATTCTTTCGACTTGCTCAAGAAATCGATCCTCAATTTAACAAACAGGCTCAAAAGGCTTTGGGGCTTGGTGTCGGACTAGGTGTGAACTAG
- a CDS encoding nickel/cobalt transporter — protein MQRKWRLVSLSIISLFASLLLSFTFASSSYAHWADLSVAEVVVGETKTQITLTFPTGLTAFADDNKDNQLSIPEVRSHQAQLQRFFGDRLRLTNDKGDRAAMTLILQEATQTALQATAGTHSTLLLTYTWLQPVQGLKLYYNLFLPGVSTARCLATIIYPDQVQNYIFDPNNRELTLIQGSIWQQTGILLVAIFGSFLWGGMHAMSPGHGKTIVGAYLVGSRATAQHAIFLGVTTTITHTLAVFALGLIALFASRFVVPEQLYPWLSCLSGLMVMAIGLNLFISRLRNTQFHSTTHHHDRDGHSHHHHDRDRGDDGSNHSHLSITDEAPLSWRSLLTLGISGGLVPCPSALVVLLSAVALGRVGFGLVMVLAFSLGLAGVLTGLGLLLVRTKRLFDRLPSQMRLVRVLPAVTAFFVALLGVGITTQALIQLGFVRF, from the coding sequence ATGCAGAGAAAATGGCGGCTAGTTAGCTTGAGCATTATCTCACTGTTCGCCTCGCTTTTACTCTCATTTACTTTTGCAAGTTCTAGTTATGCTCATTGGGCTGACTTGTCAGTAGCTGAAGTAGTTGTAGGAGAAACAAAAACTCAAATAACGCTGACTTTTCCTACAGGTTTGACGGCGTTTGCAGACGACAATAAAGATAATCAGCTTTCAATACCAGAAGTCCGTAGTCATCAAGCCCAGTTGCAAAGATTTTTTGGCGATCGCCTCCGCTTAACCAATGACAAAGGCGATCGCGCTGCAATGACTCTAATCTTGCAAGAGGCTACCCAAACCGCTTTGCAGGCTACGGCAGGTACTCATAGCACTTTGTTACTAACCTACACTTGGCTTCAACCTGTTCAAGGACTAAAGCTTTACTACAATCTATTTTTACCAGGAGTATCTACGGCTCGTTGTCTGGCAACCATAATTTACCCGGATCAGGTGCAAAACTATATATTCGACCCAAATAATCGCGAACTAACCTTAATTCAGGGTTCGATCTGGCAGCAAACGGGAATTTTGCTAGTGGCGATTTTTGGGTCTTTCCTGTGGGGTGGAATGCACGCTATGTCTCCAGGACATGGAAAAACAATCGTTGGAGCCTACTTAGTGGGGTCGCGTGCTACTGCCCAACACGCCATATTTTTAGGGGTGACGACGACTATTACTCACACTCTGGCAGTGTTTGCTCTAGGCTTGATAGCGCTTTTTGCCTCTCGCTTCGTTGTCCCAGAGCAGCTATACCCTTGGCTCAGTTGCTTATCAGGTCTTATGGTGATGGCGATCGGGTTGAATCTGTTTATTAGCCGATTACGAAATACTCAGTTTCATAGCACGACGCACCATCACGATCGCGATGGACACTCCCATCATCACCATGATCGCGATCGTGGTGATGACGGTAGTAATCATTCTCATCTTTCAATCACTGACGAAGCGCCCCTCAGTTGGCGTAGTCTACTGACTCTAGGAATTTCTGGTGGTCTTGTTCCCTGTCCTTCTGCCTTAGTTGTACTGCTGAGTGCAGTTGCTTTAGGTCGTGTTGGTTTTGGACTTGTAATGGTTTTGGCGTTCAGTTTAGGACTAGCAGGAGTGCTTACTGGTTTAGGATTGCTGCTTGTTCGCACTAAGCGGCTTTTTGATCGCCTACCATCGCAGATGCGTTTAGTTAGAGTATTGCCCGCAGTTACCGCTTTTTTTGTGGCATTGCTTGGCGTAGGCATCACTACCCAGGCATTGATACAACTTGGGTTCGTTCGATTTTAA
- a CDS encoding IS1 family transposase (programmed frameshift) encodes MDCPLCGHIKAHKHGKMPNGHQRYLCPACHQTFSESFDSLYYRRHISPEQIRQVLQAHSEGSSLRGISRTTGLAYNTVVSIVRAASQKAQLVHNAEVQAVQTEEVSADEMWSFVKKQKQCCAQELEVGDCWIGLSLADSSGLILAARVGKHTDELIGQLVLNTEGKTNCKQFNSDAWGGYERVLPPEIHHYIGKDKTQRLERTNGTVRQQTGRWHRRQNKFGKVWEQTKVTTRLVVSYFNWIWQHSRFKTTAAQRAGLATRAWSWHDIATYPTLI; translated from the exons ATGGATTGTCCTCTGTGTGGTCACATTAAAGCCCATAAACATGGCAAGATGCCGAACGGACATCAACGTTACCTGTGTCCCGCTTGCCATCAAACGTTCTCGGAATCCTTCGACAGTTTGTACTATCGTCGACATATTAGTCCTGAACAAATTCGCCAAGTGTTGCAAGCACATAGTGAGGGCAGTAGTTTACGAGGGATTAGTAGAACAACTGGGCTTGCCTACAACACAGTTGTGAGTATTGTTCGCGCTGCCAGTCAAAAAGCCCAATTGGTTCACAATGCCGAAGTCCAAGCTGTACAAACAGAGGAGGTAAGTGCCGATGAGATGTGGTCATTTGTC AAAAAACAGAAACAGTGTTGCGCTCAAGAACTAGAAGTCGGGGATTGTTGGATCGGTCTGAGTCTTGCCGATTCAAGTGGCTTAATTCTGGCGGCGCGAGTTGGCAAACACACTGATGAACTGATTGGTCAGTTAGTCCTCAACACCGAGGGAAAAACAAATTGCAAGCAATTTAACAGTGATGCTTGGGGCGGGTATGAGCGAGTTCTACCTCCTGAAATTCACCACTACATTGGCAAAGACAAAACGCAGCGATTAGAACGTACTAATGGTACTGTGCGACAACAAACCGGAAGATGGCATCGACGACAGAACAAGTTTGGTAAGGTGTGGGAACAGACAAAAGTGACAACTCGATTAGTGGTGAGTTACTTCAACTGGATTTGGCAGCATAGCCGATTCAAAACAACTGCTGCACAACGAGCCGGATTAGCAACGAGAGCGTGGAGTTGGCATGATATTGCTACCTATCCCACATTAATTTGA
- a CDS encoding J domain-containing protein: protein MIKAKEGYVLDEEIPKELKASASVGQTVESAVLRSACLWLGIDPNQPLMRQRGRPRTRSRDEDGNITSAGEVIELTLQPDETVTGKLITDFQGLVKNTNLATLTLSKLAEMLVALRDRELVVDLQLLEAYLEAVDEDWRAKIADEIGLEDNNEEKTNPWAVLGLDPGASIDEVKAAYRKIMRHIHPDTSGMPRWYAQTVNDAYRTIMEGFEDG, encoded by the coding sequence GTGATTAAGGCAAAGGAAGGCTATGTCCTAGATGAGGAAATACCCAAAGAGCTAAAAGCAAGCGCTAGTGTCGGGCAAACGGTAGAATCAGCAGTATTGAGGAGTGCCTGTTTGTGGCTGGGAATAGACCCCAATCAGCCTCTTATGCGCCAACGGGGAAGACCGAGAACGCGATCGCGCGACGAGGACGGTAACATCACTTCTGCGGGGGAAGTAATTGAACTGACTCTACAACCAGATGAAACAGTTACAGGCAAGCTAATTACTGATTTTCAGGGATTGGTTAAAAACACAAATCTAGCCACTCTAACTTTGAGCAAACTTGCAGAGATGCTTGTCGCATTGCGCGATCGCGAATTAGTTGTAGATTTGCAATTATTAGAAGCGTACCTAGAAGCAGTAGACGAGGATTGGCGCGCCAAGATTGCGGATGAAATCGGCTTAGAGGACAATAATGAAGAAAAAACCAATCCTTGGGCAGTTTTAGGGTTAGACCCTGGTGCATCAATAGACGAAGTGAAAGCTGCCTACCGAAAGATTATGCGACATATTCACCCAGACACATCAGGAATGCCGCGATGGTATGCCCAGACAGTAAATGATGCTTACCGCACAATAATGGAGGGATTTGAAGATGGCTGA
- a CDS encoding Txe/YoeB family addiction module toxin: MTSQIEVQKTTHRIPVFEEEFREDLGWWYKNDLQKAYKVLDLVQAILLDPFVGIGKPEPLKYLDANTWSRRIDLEHRLVYRVTHDQLNFLQARYHYD; this comes from the coding sequence TTGACCTCTCAAATAGAGGTACAGAAGACTACTCATCGAATACCAGTATTTGAGGAGGAATTTAGAGAGGACTTGGGCTGGTGGTACAAAAATGACCTGCAAAAGGCGTATAAGGTACTAGACCTGGTTCAGGCTATATTGCTTGACCCTTTTGTTGGAATAGGGAAGCCAGAACCACTTAAGTACCTAGACGCTAATACCTGGTCGCGCCGCATTGACTTAGAACATCGATTGGTTTATAGAGTTACGCACGACCAGCTAAATTTTCTGCAAGCTCGTTATCACTACGACTGA
- a CDS encoding type II toxin-antitoxin system Phd/YefM family antitoxin, with protein MLSSETTYTEARNNLASLLDQVVDDKEVIVIKRRERGNVALIAEDELSSLLETAYLLRSPKNAARLLSALERAKANTTKPMSVDQLCQELGIGKQEKEEQ; from the coding sequence ATGCTGAGTTCAGAGACTACATACACAGAAGCCCGTAACAATCTTGCCAGCCTGCTCGATCAGGTTGTGGATGATAAGGAAGTTATTGTTATAAAGCGTCGAGAGCGTGGGAATGTTGCCCTTATAGCTGAAGACGAACTTTCTAGCCTTCTTGAGACAGCTTATCTGCTGCGATCGCCGAAAAATGCGGCTCGACTATTGAGCGCGTTAGAACGTGCTAAAGCTAATACAACAAAGCCAATGTCCGTCGATCAATTGTGCCAGGAGTTAGGGATTGGCAAGCAAGAAAAAGAAGAGCAGTAA
- a CDS encoding GIY-YIG nuclease family protein, producing MKKEVFFTPRTPSEPTKGMGWIEINDDAVKRLGIHHLYKWMFRGSNVEIVGPDGLKFNAYLDNPNGYGGRHKKRFIVHSHGEVVLLLVQKKLTIDAVLHFVRSWAKPEARVITPGKRVITLSSEYADLPGYVYFVFNLDSNAIKIGFAKDVQKRLAALQTSSPSQLKLLGVIRTQSARTAEQLEGTLHQQFAQLHISGEWFKAEETLLNYLREVN from the coding sequence ATGAAGAAAGAAGTCTTTTTTACACCGCGAACTCCTTCTGAGCCTACCAAGGGCATGGGGTGGATAGAAATAAATGATGATGCCGTAAAGCGGCTAGGTATTCATCATTTATATAAATGGATGTTTCGTGGTAGTAATGTTGAGATTGTTGGACCAGATGGGTTGAAATTCAATGCCTACCTGGATAATCCTAACGGTTATGGAGGTCGTCATAAGAAACGCTTTATTGTACATAGTCATGGAGAGGTAGTTTTGCTTCTTGTACAGAAGAAATTAACTATTGATGCGGTATTACATTTTGTCCGCAGTTGGGCAAAGCCGGAAGCCAGAGTTATCACTCCTGGGAAACGAGTAATAACTCTCAGCAGCGAGTATGCTGATTTACCTGGTTATGTCTACTTCGTCTTTAACCTTGATAGCAATGCTATTAAAATTGGCTTTGCTAAGGATGTACAAAAGCGTTTAGCGGCACTCCAAACTAGCAGCCCTAGTCAATTAAAACTACTTGGAGTAATTAGAACTCAAAGCGCTAGAACTGCTGAACAATTGGAGGGGACGTTACACCAGCAATTTGCCCAATTGCATATAAGTGGTGAGTGGTTTAAAGCAGAGGAAACATTACTTAACTACTTAAGAGAAGTGAATTAG
- a CDS encoding deoxyribodipyrimidine photo-lyase, whose amino-acid sequence MHILWFRRDLRWSDNEIVTLSTADNAEVLPCFIIDPWFYSQAEVGKARVRFLFESLENLDSNLRSRGSQLYLFEGSSVSVLQELTRQLLQKGDRPKLFFNHDIQAQYGIERDRQIIDFYREHSLEYHQGLNNFLQTDGDRREQWMEEYYTYLRQPLHPIPERINTPQLQLDIPQLTFSDLKQKYSQFWETENTYFSGGETQAIATLDSFLDSRFHGYHWKISRPWLTQQGATSHLLPDLTFGTISVRQVYQSTKAKASELADNPKAQFSLKAFCDRLRWHDSFTQRLYYYPELVDLLQKSPLKLTDIYSSSQLGET is encoded by the coding sequence ATGCACATCCTCTGGTTCCGTCGAGATTTACGTTGGAGTGATAACGAAATAGTTACACTATCAACCGCCGATAACGCTGAAGTATTGCCATGCTTCATTATCGATCCTTGGTTCTATAGCCAAGCAGAAGTAGGTAAAGCTAGGGTCAGGTTTCTGTTCGAGTCACTAGAAAATTTAGACAGCAACCTTAGATCGCGGGGCAGTCAGCTTTACTTGTTTGAGGGAAGTAGCGTTAGCGTACTGCAAGAACTTACCCGTCAACTACTCCAAAAAGGCGATCGCCCTAAACTGTTCTTCAACCATGACATACAAGCGCAGTACGGCATTGAACGCGATCGCCAAATCATCGACTTCTACCGCGAACACAGCCTTGAATACCACCAGGGACTAAATAATTTTCTGCAAACCGATGGCGATCGCCGCGAACAATGGATGGAGGAATACTATACCTACTTGCGGCAGCCGTTGCATCCAATACCAGAACGTATTAATACGCCCCAACTTCAGCTTGACATTCCTCAGCTTACCTTCAGCGATTTGAAGCAAAAGTACAGCCAATTTTGGGAAACAGAAAATACATATTTTAGTGGCGGTGAGACACAGGCGATCGCTACCTTGGACTCTTTCTTAGATTCTCGCTTCCATGGATACCACTGGAAAATCTCGCGTCCCTGGCTAACTCAGCAGGGTGCTACATCCCACTTATTGCCTGATCTCACCTTTGGCACTATTTCTGTTCGCCAGGTCTACCAAAGTACCAAAGCTAAAGCCTCCGAATTAGCCGACAATCCCAAAGCCCAGTTTTCGCTCAAGGCTTTTTGCGATCGCTTACGTTGGCATGATAGTTTCACCCAAAGGTTGTACTACTATCCAGAATTAGTAGACCTCTTGCAAAAGTCACCTTTAAAGTTGACTGACATTTACAGCAGTTCTCAGTTGGGTGAAACATAG
- a CDS encoding IS630 family transposase, translated as MRVEYWHEIEAVNLEDLVFVDETGSNLAMTRRYARSVRGSRAYNHAPYGRGQNVTLIGAMALRGLVGEITFPGATDALAFKTYVTQVLVPNLWTGACVVMDNLPAHKVNGIREAIESVGATVIYLSPYSPDFSPIENCWSKVKEFLRARAARTYAQLDQAITDALAAVTLQDIIGWFTHCCCYVSPN; from the coding sequence TTGCGGGTAGAATATTGGCATGAAATTGAAGCAGTCAACTTGGAGGATTTGGTGTTTGTAGATGAGACAGGCTCCAACTTAGCAATGACACGGCGTTATGCCCGTTCTGTCCGAGGCAGCCGCGCCTATAACCACGCTCCTTACGGGCGCGGACAAAATGTAACATTGATTGGTGCAATGGCGCTACGGGGGCTGGTAGGTGAAATTACTTTTCCCGGTGCAACTGATGCTCTAGCATTCAAGACCTATGTGACTCAGGTATTAGTGCCTAATCTCTGGACAGGCGCGTGTGTAGTTATGGATAATTTGCCCGCCCACAAAGTTAATGGTATCCGTGAGGCAATTGAATCGGTAGGCGCAACAGTCATTTATTTATCCCCCTATTCGCCAGATTTTTCACCAATTGAAAACTGTTGGTCAAAAGTCAAAGAGTTTCTGCGTGCCAGAGCGGCACGAACCTATGCTCAGTTAGACCAAGCAATTACCGATGCTCTCGCTGCGGTGACACTCCAAGACATTATTGGCTGGTTCACCCATTGCTGTTGCTATGTTTCACCCAACTGA